From a single Salvelinus sp. IW2-2015 linkage group LG22, ASM291031v2, whole genome shotgun sequence genomic region:
- the LOC111982641 gene encoding NADPH--cytochrome P450 reductase isoform X5, protein MKGMAADPEEYDMCELSRLAEIDNSLAIFCMATYGEGDPTDNAQDFYDWLQESDGELNGVNYTVFALGNKTYEHYNAMGAYVDKRLEELGAKRVFDLGMGDDDGNLEEDFVTWREQFWPAMCEHFGVEASGEDSSIRQYELKEHNDINMNKVYTGELGSLKSFETQKPPFDAKNPFLAPVIVNRKLNKAGNRHLMHLEVDITGSKIRYESGDHVAVYPTNDTAIVNKLGQILGVDLDTVISLNNLDEESNKKHPFPCPTTYRTALTHYLDIIHPPRTNVLYELAQYATDPKDQENMHKMASSAPEGKALYQRFVLEDNRNILAILEDLPSLRPPIDHLCELMPRLQARYYSIASSSKVHPNSIHICAVLVEYTTKTGRLTKGVATTWLKNKLVADNGRKSTVPMYIRKSQFRLPFKASNPVIMVGPGTGIAPFMGFIQERGWLKQQGKEVGETVLYFGCRHKNEDYLYQEELEEAERTGVITKLNIAFSRDQEQKVYVQHLLRTNKEDLWRQIHTDNAHIYICGDARNMARDVQTAFYEIAEELGGMTRTQATDYIKKLMTKGRYSQDVWS, encoded by the exons TGTGAGCTGTCCCGTCTGGCTGAGATTGACAACTCCCTGGCCATCTTCTGCATGGCCACTTACGGTGAGGGAGACCCCACAGACAACGCCCAGGACTTCTATGACTGGCTGCAGGAGAGTGACGGGGAACTGAATGGAGTCAACTACACA GTGTTTGCGTTGGGTAACAAGACATATGAACACTACAATGCCATGGGAGCGTATGTGGACAAGAGGCTGGAGGAGCTGGGAGCCAAGAGGGTCTTCGACCTGGGCATGGGAGACGACGACGGCAA CCTGGAGGAGGACTTTGTGACATGGAGGGAGCAGTTCTGGCCAGCCATGTGCGAGCACTTTGGAGTGGAGGCTTCAGGAGAGGACTCCAG CATTCGTCAGTACGAGCTCAAGGAGCACAATGACATCAACATGAACAAGGTGTACACAGGAGAGTTGGGGAGTCTGAAGAGCTTTGAGACCCAGAAACC GCCTTTTGATGCAAAAAACCCCTTCCTGGCTCCAGTCATTGTTAACCGCAAGCTCAACAAAGCAGGCAACAGGCATCTCATGCACCTTGAAGTCGACATTACAGGCTCCAAGATTAG ATATGAGTCGGGAGACCACGTTGCCGTATATCCCACCAATGACACGGCGATCGTGAACAAGCTGGGACAGATCCTTGGCGTGGACCTTGATACGGTTATTTCTCTCAATAACCTTGACG AGGAGTCCAATAAGAAGCACCCATTCCCTTGCCCCACCACCTACCGTACGGCTCTGACCCACTACCTGGACATCATCCATCCGCCTCGCACCAACGTCCTGTACGAGCTGGCCCAGTACGCCACCGACCCCAAGGACCAGGAGAACATGCACAAGATGGCCTCGTCTGCTCCCGAGGGCAAG GCTTTGTACCAGAGATTTGTGCTGGAAGACAACAGGAACATCCTGGCCATCCTGGAGGATCTGCCATCCTTGCGGCCTCCCATCGACCACTTGTGTGAGCTCATGCCCCGCCTGCAGGCCCGCTACTACTCCATTGCCTCCTCCTCCAAA GTCCACCCCAATAGCATCCACATCTGTGCTGTGCTAGTGGAGTACACGACTAAAACGGGGCGCCTCACCAAGGGAGTGGCCACCACTTGGCTAAAGAACAAACTGGTTGCGGACAACGGCCGCAAGTCCACAGTCCCCATGTACATCCGCAAGTCTCAGTTCCGCCTGCCCTTCAAGGCCAGCAACCCAGTCATCATGGTCGGTCCTGGGACCGGCATCGCTCCCTTCATGGGCTTCATCCAGGAGCGAGGGTGGCTGAAACAGCAAG GCAAGGAGGTGGGGGAGACGGTCTTGTACTTTGGCTGCAGGCACAAGAACGAGGACTATCTGTACCAGGAGGAGTTGGAGGAGGCTGAGAGAACGGGTGTCATCACGAAGCTCAACATCGCTTTCTCTCGGGACCAGGAGCAAAAG GTATACGTGCAGCATCTCCTGAGGACCAACAAGGAGGACCTGTGGAGGCAGATCCACACAGACAACGCACACATATACATCTGCGG GGATGCGCGGAACATGGCCAGGGATGTGCAGACAGCTTTCTATGAGATAGCAGAGGAGCTGGGCGGCATGACACGCACTCAGGCCACCGACTACATCAAGAAACTGATGACCAAGGGACGGTACTCGCAGGACGTCTGGAGCTAA
- the LOC111982634 gene encoding RNA-binding protein FUS, producing the protein MASDSGYGQPGAQSYGAYPPAQQSGPGYGQGNGSGSFGGQSYAGYGQSAEGYGQTQAASYGQPPYDVYGQQGSDSAAGGADKSSYSQPSSYGGTAGGGSYEQSQGGYKGRSEGEGGQGRRYGGDDGGSDRGSSDGYRGRGRGGYERGGYDRGGRDGPPSGIGGGDRGGYKNFGGPRDFGSRDEPTGGSGGSQGSGSGGEDNSDNNTIFVQGLGEDVTSDEVGNYFKQIGIIKLNKKTGLPMINLYSDKATGRLKGEATVSFDDPPSAKAAIEWFDGKEFQGKPLKVSFATRRAEFTQRGGGAGGGRGGGGGFGGRGRGRGFGGGGGGGGGGGGGGPNFDIKGGDWPCPNSSCGNMNFARRYECNKCGTPKPGDSGGDRGGGGGRGGYGGDRGGGGGYRGRGGFRGGDRGGDRGGDRGGYGGGGYGGDRGYKMGGRGDHREDRRDRPY; encoded by the exons ATGGCCTCTG ATTCGGGCTACGGTCAGCCTGGCGCTCAAAG CTATGGAGCTTATCCTCCAGCTCAGCAGAGTGGGCCG GGCTACGGTCAAGGAAATGGAAGTGGCTCATTTGGTGGACAGAGTTATGCTGGCTATGGACAGTCTG CAGAGGGTTATGGCCAAACACAGGCGGCAAGCTATGGCCAGCCGCCCTATGATGTCTATGGGCAACAAGGTTCGGATTCCGCTGCTGG TGGTGCTGACAAGTCGTCATACAGTCAGCCAAGTTCGTATGGCGGCACCGCCGGTGGCGGCTCTTATGAACAATCTCAAGGAGGCTACAAAGGTCGAAGTGAAG GTGAAGGCGGTCAAGGCAGGAGGTATGGTGGAGATGATGGGGGCTCAGACAGGGGCTCTTCTGACGGGTATAGAGGCCGAGGGCGTGGTGGGTACGAGCGCGGGGGATACGACAGGGGTGGAAGAGACGGCCCTCCATCCGGTATTGG AGGTGGTGACCGTGGTGGCTACAAAAATTTCGGTG GTCCTCGAGACTTCGGCTCAAGGGATGAACCAA CTGGAGGTAGCGGCGGTAGCCAAGGTAGCGGCAGCGGTGGGGAGGACAACTCTGACAACAACACCATCTTCGtccagggactgggagaagatGTCACAAGTGATGAAGTGGGCAACTACTTCAAACAGATTGGGATTATTAAG TTGAACAAGAAGACTGGCCTGCCCATGATCAACCTGTACTCTGACAAGGCTACGGGAAGACTGAAAGGAGAGGCCACGGTCTCATTTGATGATCCACCTTCCGCCAAAGCAGCCATTGAGTGGTTTGACG GCAAAGAATTCCAAGGGAAACCCCTCAAAGTGTCTTTTGCCACCCGAAGAGCCGAGTTCACGCAGAGGGGTGGCGgtgcaggaggaggaagaggtggcgGAGGAG GTTTCGGAGGCCGTGGACGTGGACGTGGGTTTGGAGGCGGCGgcggcggtggtggtggtggtggtggtggtggacccAACTTTGACATTAAGGGAGGGGACTGGCCATGTCCTAACAG TTCTTGTGGCAACATGAACTTTGCRMGACGATACGAATGCAACAAGTGTGGCACACCGAAACCAGGGGACAGCGGAGGAG ATCGTGGTGGTGGCGGCGGCAGAGGAGGGTATGGTGGTGACAGGGGCGGCGGCGGCGGCTACAGAGGCCGTGGGGGGTTCCGTGGAGGTGACCGCGGTGGTGACCGTGGAGGTGACCGCGGTGGTTATGGCGGAGGTGGATATGGTGGTGACAGGGGCTACAAGATGGGAGGAAG AGGTGACcatagagaagacagaagagaccGGCCATACTAA
- the LOC111982641 gene encoding NADPH--cytochrome P450 reductase isoform X4: MKKTGRNIVVFYGSQTGTGEEFANRLSKDAQRYGMKGMAADPEEYDMCELSRLAEIDNSLAIFCMATYGEGDPTDNAQDFYDWLQESDGELNGVNYTVFALGNKTYEHYNAMGAYVDKRLEELGAKRVFDLGMGDDDGNLEEDFVTWREQFWPAMCEHFGVEASGEDSSIRQYELKEHNDINMNKVYTGELGSLKSFETQKPPFDAKNPFLAPVIVNRKLNKAGNRHLMHLEVDITGSKIRYESGDHVAVYPTNDTAIVNKLGQILGVDLDTVISLNNLDEESNKKHPFPCPTTYRTALTHYLDIIHPPRTNVLYELAQYATDPKDQENMHKMASSAPEGKALYQRFVLEDNRNILAILEDLPSLRPPIDHLCELMPRLQARYYSIASSSKVHPNSIHICAVLVEYTTKTGRLTKGVATTWLKNKLVADNGRKSTVPMYIRKSQFRLPFKASNPVIMVGPGTGIAPFMGFIQERGWLKQQGKEVGETVLYFGCRHKNEDYLYQEELEEAERTGVITKLNIAFSRDQEQKVYVQHLLRTNKEDLWRQIHTDNAHIYICGDARNMARDVQTAFYEIAEELGGMTRTQATDYIKKLMTKGRYSQDVWS, translated from the exons TGTGAGCTGTCCCGTCTGGCTGAGATTGACAACTCCCTGGCCATCTTCTGCATGGCCACTTACGGTGAGGGAGACCCCACAGACAACGCCCAGGACTTCTATGACTGGCTGCAGGAGAGTGACGGGGAACTGAATGGAGTCAACTACACA GTGTTTGCGTTGGGTAACAAGACATATGAACACTACAATGCCATGGGAGCGTATGTGGACAAGAGGCTGGAGGAGCTGGGAGCCAAGAGGGTCTTCGACCTGGGCATGGGAGACGACGACGGCAA CCTGGAGGAGGACTTTGTGACATGGAGGGAGCAGTTCTGGCCAGCCATGTGCGAGCACTTTGGAGTGGAGGCTTCAGGAGAGGACTCCAG CATTCGTCAGTACGAGCTCAAGGAGCACAATGACATCAACATGAACAAGGTGTACACAGGAGAGTTGGGGAGTCTGAAGAGCTTTGAGACCCAGAAACC GCCTTTTGATGCAAAAAACCCCTTCCTGGCTCCAGTCATTGTTAACCGCAAGCTCAACAAAGCAGGCAACAGGCATCTCATGCACCTTGAAGTCGACATTACAGGCTCCAAGATTAG ATATGAGTCGGGAGACCACGTTGCCGTATATCCCACCAATGACACGGCGATCGTGAACAAGCTGGGACAGATCCTTGGCGTGGACCTTGATACGGTTATTTCTCTCAATAACCTTGACG AGGAGTCCAATAAGAAGCACCCATTCCCTTGCCCCACCACCTACCGTACGGCTCTGACCCACTACCTGGACATCATCCATCCGCCTCGCACCAACGTCCTGTACGAGCTGGCCCAGTACGCCACCGACCCCAAGGACCAGGAGAACATGCACAAGATGGCCTCGTCTGCTCCCGAGGGCAAG GCTTTGTACCAGAGATTTGTGCTGGAAGACAACAGGAACATCCTGGCCATCCTGGAGGATCTGCCATCCTTGCGGCCTCCCATCGACCACTTGTGTGAGCTCATGCCCCGCCTGCAGGCCCGCTACTACTCCATTGCCTCCTCCTCCAAA GTCCACCCCAATAGCATCCACATCTGTGCTGTGCTAGTGGAGTACACGACTAAAACGGGGCGCCTCACCAAGGGAGTGGCCACCACTTGGCTAAAGAACAAACTGGTTGCGGACAACGGCCGCAAGTCCACAGTCCCCATGTACATCCGCAAGTCTCAGTTCCGCCTGCCCTTCAAGGCCAGCAACCCAGTCATCATGGTCGGTCCTGGGACCGGCATCGCTCCCTTCATGGGCTTCATCCAGGAGCGAGGGTGGCTGAAACAGCAAG GCAAGGAGGTGGGGGAGACGGTCTTGTACTTTGGCTGCAGGCACAAGAACGAGGACTATCTGTACCAGGAGGAGTTGGAGGAGGCTGAGAGAACGGGTGTCATCACGAAGCTCAACATCGCTTTCTCTCGGGACCAGGAGCAAAAG GTATACGTGCAGCATCTCCTGAGGACCAACAAGGAGGACCTGTGGAGGCAGATCCACACAGACAACGCACACATATACATCTGCGG GGATGCGCGGAACATGGCCAGGGATGTGCAGACAGCTTTCTATGAGATAGCAGAGGAGCTGGGCGGCATGACACGCACTCAGGCCACCGACTACATCAAGAAACTGATGACCAAGGGACGGTACTCGCAGGACGTCTGGAGCTAA